The stretch of DNA TTTAATCAATGAGGAGTTGTATCATGACATGTCGTTCTGCTTTGTGTGTTCTCGGAATTGTGCTCGTCACGTCAGCGGTTTCATGCGAAAAAAAGACCACGGAGAAATCACCTGAAGTTTCTCAGACCCCGCAGACTGCAGTTTCCTCGGGACTCGACGCGATCGTCCCGGCGGGGGCAAAACTCGAAAAGGTGACCACCGGCTACGAATTCGATACCGCGGGCTCCCCGCTGGACATGAATGGCGTACTCTATTTTACCAACAATAACTTCGATCCGGCCGACAGGAGCTGCACTGTCAGGATGGATGCCGCCGGACAGTACACCGTTCTTCGCAAGGACAACGGGGTGACAACAACACTCCAGAACAGCGGCAAGGGAACGATCTATGCCTGTGAGATGCTCGGACACCGCGTAGTCGAGCTTGACAGGGATTGTGCGGTTTTACGGGTTCTGTGCGGGGAATACAACGGAAAACGTATCGACGGTCCCAACGATCTCGTCGTCGACCGCAAAGGCGGCATCTATTTCACCGATTCCCAGTTTATCGGAACCCAGCAGAAAATGCAGGACAAGCCCGCCGTGTATTACATCAGGCCGGATGGCACGGTGATTCGGATTATCGACGATGTAAAATTCCCCAACGGCTTGTGGCTTTCGCCCGACGAGAAGACGCTCTACATATGCAACACGCAGGGACGGTATCTTCTCGCCTATGATGTCAATCCGGACGGTACAACCGCCAACGGGAGGAATTTCGCCGAGCTTCAGCTCAATCCGGAGGTTATCGGCCCGAACAGCGAGGAAAGCGGTGCGGACGGCATCGCTGTCGACAGTGCGGGGAATGTGTATGTCGCCACCACGAAAGGTTTCGGCATTCAGGTGTTCGACAGCGCGGGGAAGCATCTCGGCAACATTCTCTGCGATACGGCCACCAATAATCTCAATTTCGGCGGTTCCGACCTGAAAACGCTCTATGTTTCGGCGAAGGACGGCATCTATAAAATCCCGGTGAAAATCCCCGGAATGAAGGCGCCGCAGGGATGATGATGAGAATTCATAGATAATTGCATAGTGATTTATATCGACAGGGAGGAAATTCAATGGTTGGAAATATCGGACGTTTCAGGTGGATGCTCTGCATTCTTGTCATCCTGCTCACCGTCATGGCAGCGATACCGACCGCTGCCCAGAAACAGAACAAAAAGCTTCTCGACCAGACATGTGTCGCTATGGAAAAAGCAACGCGGTTCATGGTCGATACGGTCAGCACGAACGGCGGTTATGTTTGGTACTACCTCCCCGACCTGTCAAGGCGGTGGGGTGAGATGGAAGCATACGACACCATGATCTGGGTGCAGCCTCCCGGTACCACGAGCATGGGGCACCTCTTTCTCGATGTTTACCATGCCACCGGCGACAAGCTGTACTGGGACGCTGCGGAAAAAGCCGCAAACGCCGTCATCTGGGGCCAGCTTGACCGTGGCGGTTGGAATTACATAGTCGATTTCGCCGGAGACCGGTCGCTTAAAAAATGGTACGACACCATTGGAAAGAACGGCTGGCGGCTCGAAGAATTCCAACACTATTACGGCAACGCCACCTTTGACGACGATGTGAGCTCCGATGCGGCGAAATTCCTGCTCAGGTTGTATCTCGAAAATCTCGACCCGAAATACAGATATCCGCTCGACAAGGCAATCGACTTCGTGCTCGAAAGCCAGTATGCCATCGGCGGGTGGCCGCAGCGTTACCCGCTCCGCTATGATTTCGTCCATCACGGGAAGCAGGACTATTCTTCCTTCTTTACTTTCAACGATGATGTGGTGTGGGAGAATGTGAATTTCCTCATCCAGTGCTACCTCACCCTCGGCGAGCAGCGGTTCCTCGATCCCATTAACAGAGGGATGAATTTTTACATCATTACCCAGCAGGGCGAGCCTCAGCCGGGATGGGGACAGCAGTACACCATGGACCTCAAACCCGCCGGCGCCCGGACATATGAGCCGAACGCGCTTCTTCCCGGCTATACCGCGGTTCATATCCGTCTTCTCATGAAATTTTACCGTCTCACCGGCGAAACGAAATTCCTTGCTGGTATTCCGGCAGCGCTCGACTGGCTCGACCGGTGCCGTCTGCCTCAGTCGATGACCGAAAACGGGAAGTACACCCATCCGGTGTTTGTCGAGATCGGCACAGACAAACCCCTCTTCGTCCACCGCAAAGGATCGAACGTTGCGCACGGCTTCTACTATGTCAATAACAGCGATGATCTGCCCAATGTCCATTACGGCATGAAAGACCGTATCGATGTAGACCGTCTCCGCCGCGAGTATGAAGAGACACTGAAGCTGACTCCTGAAGAGGCAACAAAGGATTCGCCGCTCCTGCCGGGCCGTTTCACCGGCGGTGTGGTTCCCCAGAAGTTCTATGACATAAAGAGCCAGGGTTATACCGCTTCGTCCCTGTATTATGGAAAAGTCAAGGCCCCCGAAGAGGCGCAGGTGAAAGAAATCATCGACAGGCTCGACAGCAAGGGCTGCTGGTATGAAAAGCATGTCTATGTCAGTAACCCATATATCGGGGACGGCACGAAGACCGAGCAGACCGACCGCTATGCCTCGACAAATGTGGGAGATGAGACCGACACATCGCCGTACCGCGACGAATCGGATCAGGATTACATCTCGACAAGTGCGTTCATCAAAAATATGACCGTGCTCATGAACTATGTGATAACGCAGAAACAGCTTGAAAAGTAAGGCAGAAGGCACAAGACAAAAGGCACAAGTGAAAAGCCGGATAATCGGGAGAAATCCGCCTGTGGTTGTGCCTTTTTGTCACTCTGTGCTTCCGGAGAAGTAGAAGGGTATAATGGCGCTTACAAAGAAAAGGACTTTTTGAATTTAT from bacterium encodes:
- a CDS encoding SMP-30/gluconolactonase/LRE family protein encodes the protein MTCRSALCVLGIVLVTSAVSCEKKTTEKSPEVSQTPQTAVSSGLDAIVPAGAKLEKVTTGYEFDTAGSPLDMNGVLYFTNNNFDPADRSCTVRMDAAGQYTVLRKDNGVTTTLQNSGKGTIYACEMLGHRVVELDRDCAVLRVLCGEYNGKRIDGPNDLVVDRKGGIYFTDSQFIGTQQKMQDKPAVYYIRPDGTVIRIIDDVKFPNGLWLSPDEKTLYICNTQGRYLLAYDVNPDGTTANGRNFAELQLNPEVIGPNSEESGADGIAVDSAGNVYVATTKGFGIQVFDSAGKHLGNILCDTATNNLNFGGSDLKTLYVSAKDGIYKIPVKIPGMKAPQG
- a CDS encoding pectate lyase, encoding MVGNIGRFRWMLCILVILLTVMAAIPTAAQKQNKKLLDQTCVAMEKATRFMVDTVSTNGGYVWYYLPDLSRRWGEMEAYDTMIWVQPPGTTSMGHLFLDVYHATGDKLYWDAAEKAANAVIWGQLDRGGWNYIVDFAGDRSLKKWYDTIGKNGWRLEEFQHYYGNATFDDDVSSDAAKFLLRLYLENLDPKYRYPLDKAIDFVLESQYAIGGWPQRYPLRYDFVHHGKQDYSSFFTFNDDVVWENVNFLIQCYLTLGEQRFLDPINRGMNFYIITQQGEPQPGWGQQYTMDLKPAGARTYEPNALLPGYTAVHIRLLMKFYRLTGETKFLAGIPAALDWLDRCRLPQSMTENGKYTHPVFVEIGTDKPLFVHRKGSNVAHGFYYVNNSDDLPNVHYGMKDRIDVDRLRREYEETLKLTPEEATKDSPLLPGRFTGGVVPQKFYDIKSQGYTASSLYYGKVKAPEEAQVKEIIDRLDSKGCWYEKHVYVSNPYIGDGTKTEQTDRYASTNVGDETDTSPYRDESDQDYISTSAFIKNMTVLMNYVITQKQLEK